One segment of Carya illinoinensis cultivar Pawnee chromosome 1, C.illinoinensisPawnee_v1, whole genome shotgun sequence DNA contains the following:
- the LOC122300195 gene encoding tuberculostearic acid methyltransferase UfaA1-like, translating into MAAARSLLRESCALLSKPKQMLPSMIEAGARLFVTRFLRRYISCGRLILLEEGGKTFSFEGNMRKCSLETVIRVHSPQFYWKVMTRADLGLADAYIDGDFSCADESDGLLDLFMIIIASRNANSSATNSYKKRGWWTPLIFTAGIASAKDYLNHFLRQNTLTHARRNISRHYDLSNELFALFLDETMTYSSAVFKKEDEDLKVAQLRKISILIEKARIDKKHRVLDIGCGWGSFAIEVVKQTGCKYTGITLSEAQLKYAEKKVKDASLQDHIRLLLCDYRQVPDTNKYDRIISCEMIEHVGHEYMEDFFSCCESLLSEDGILVLQFSSMPDERYDEHKKSSDFIKEYIFPGACIPSLSRITSAMASASRLSVEHLENIGNHYYQTLQCWRKKFMENQSKIIALGFDEKFVRTWEYYFEYCAAGFKSRTLGDYQIVFTRPGNVAAFSNAYQSVPSEVDSVPDEDTEPSY; encoded by the exons ATGGCTGCTGCACGTAGTTTGCTGAGAGAGAGTTGTGCTCTTCTAAGCAAACCCAAACAAATGTTGCCTTCTATGATAGAAGCTGGGGCGCGCCTCTTTGTCACGAGGTTCCTGAGAAGATATATCTCCTGCGGACGTTTGAT ATTACTGGAGGAAGGGGGCAAAACATTCAGTTTTGAGGGAAACATGAGAAAATGTTCTCTTGAAACCGTTATTAGAGTTCATAGTCCCCAGTTTTACTGGAAG GTCATGACACGAGCTGATTTAGGCCTTGCAGATGCATACATTGATGGTGATTTTTCTTGCGCAGACGAAAGCGACGGCCTTCTAGATCTTTTTATG ATTATTATTGCTAGTAGAAATGCAAATTCCTCTGCCACAAACTCGTATAAGAAAAG GGGCTGGTGGACTCCATTGATATTCACAGCAGGCATAGCATCTGCAAAAGACTATCTCAATCATTTTTTAAGGCAAAATACTCTTACACATGCTCGCAGGAACATCTCTCGCCATTACGACCtg AGTAATGAACTGTTTGCTCTGTTCTTGGATGAGACAATGACATACTCGTCTGCGGTATTTAAG aAGGAAGATGAAGACTTGAAAGTTGCACAGCTGAGAAAAATCTCTATATTGATTGAAAAG GCAAGAATTGATAAGAAGCATCGAGTTCTTGATATTGGGTGTGGTTGGGGAAGCTTTGCTATTGAAGTTGTCAAACAGACCGGGTGCAAATACACAGGCATCACTCTATCTGAAGCGCAACTAAAATATGCggaaaagaaagtaaaagatgCTAGCCTTCAG GACCATATTAGACTTCTTCTTTGCGATTATCGCCAGGTGCCTGATACCAACAAATATGACAGAATTATATCTTG TGAGATGATAGAACATGTTGGCCACGAATATATGGAAGATTTTTTCAGTTGCTGCGAATCATTGTTATCCGAAGACGGGATTCTAGTTCTGCAG TTCTCATCGATGCCAGATGAACGCTATGATGAGCACAAGAAAAGCTCAGACTTCATAAAGGAATATATTTTTCCCGGTGCATGCATACCTTCATTAAGCAGGATAACATCAGCCATGGCTTCTGCATCCAGACTCAG TGTGGAGCATCTGGAGAACATAGGGAATCATTACTACCAAACACTCCAATGCTGGAGGAAAAAATTTATGGAAAACCAAAG CAAAATCATAGCTCTCggctttgatgaaaaatttgtaaGGACGTGGGAATATTACTTTGAATATTGTGCAGCTGGTTTCAAGTCGCGTACACTCGGAGATTATCAG ATTGTATTCACACGTCCTGGCAATGTTGCTGCATTCAGCAATGCATATCAAAGTGTGCCTTCGGAGGTTGATTCTGTTCCCGATGAAGATACCGAACCTTCATATTAA